From Crassaminicella indica, one genomic window encodes:
- a CDS encoding 2-oxoacid:acceptor oxidoreductase family protein, which translates to MATQEIICAGFGGQGVMSMGQLLTYAGMLEGKHVSWLPSYGPEMRGGTANCGVVVSEHPVGSPIVTQSTAAIVMNLPSLIKFEKTLVKDGLLLVNSSLIDQKTSREDVSAYYIPANEIANELGNGKVANMVMLGAFLEITKTVKIESILAAFKKVFGPSKEHLLPLNKEALEKGAVYVRS; encoded by the coding sequence ATGGCAACACAAGAAATTATTTGTGCTGGATTTGGTGGTCAAGGTGTTATGTCAATGGGGCAGCTTTTAACATATGCAGGAATGCTTGAAGGAAAGCATGTTTCGTGGTTGCCATCTTATGGGCCGGAAATGCGTGGAGGTACTGCAAACTGTGGGGTAGTAGTTTCAGAGCATCCAGTAGGTTCTCCTATTGTAACCCAATCTACTGCTGCTATTGTCATGAATCTTCCTTCACTTATTAAATTTGAAAAGACTCTTGTTAAAGATGGATTATTACTTGTCAACTCTTCACTAATAGATCAAAAAACATCAAGAGAAGATGTAAGCGCTTATTATATACCTGCAAATGAAATAGCAAATGAATTAGGAAATGGAAAAGTTGCAAATATGGTTATGCTTGGTGCATTTTTAGAAATAACTAAAACTGTAAAAATAGAATCTATTCTTGCTGCTTTTAAAAAAGTATTTGGTCCTAGTAAAGAACATCTCCTTCCATTGAATAAAGAAGCTCTTGAAAAGGGTGCAGTGTACGTAAGAAGCTAA
- the glmS gene encoding glutamine--fructose-6-phosphate transaminase (isomerizing), with amino-acid sequence MCGIVGYIGEKQAAPILINGLSKLEYRGYDSAGVAIFDEGEIKVRKFKGRMSILKEHLNKEKIQGTIGIGHTRWATHGEPSDVNSHPHTNCSGSIALIHNGIIENYMKLKEWLIEINGDHFKSETDSEVIAHLIDYFYEGDLLDAVYKAIEKMEGAYAIGVICKDEPDKIVAVRKDSPLIVGIGENENFIASDIPALLKYTKDMYLIENDEIVVLSKDGVKIFNELRQEVKRDVFKVTWDAEAAEKEGYAHFMMKEINEQPKGVYDTLHRRLDKEDNIVLDGIKLTKDDLDKINKVYIVACGTAYHAGLIGKYAIEKFAKIPVDVEVASEFRYREPFIDENTLFIAVSQSGETLDTLAALREAKRKGARILSVVNVVGSSVARESDDVFYTWAGPEIAVASTKAYTTQLVSMYLIALHMAMTKGSLTNEEYKKYIEELKAMPGKIEKILENNEVIQQLADEQFNSENVFYIGRGLDVYVAYEGSLKLKEISYIHSEAIAAGELKHGTIALIEEGRLVIALATQDKLYDKMLSNIQEVRARGAYVIGVAKQGNKEIEKSADKVIYIPDTLDELSPILSVIPLQILAYYIAVARGCDVDKPKNLAKSVTVE; translated from the coding sequence ATGTGTGGAATCGTTGGATATATAGGAGAAAAACAGGCAGCACCTATTTTGATAAATGGATTATCAAAGCTTGAATATAGAGGATATGATTCAGCAGGTGTTGCGATTTTTGATGAAGGAGAAATAAAGGTTAGAAAATTTAAAGGAAGAATGAGTATATTAAAAGAGCATTTAAATAAAGAAAAAATACAAGGAACTATTGGGATTGGGCATACAAGATGGGCAACTCATGGGGAGCCGTCAGATGTGAATTCTCATCCTCATACAAATTGCTCTGGAAGCATTGCACTGATTCACAACGGGATTATTGAAAACTATATGAAATTAAAAGAATGGTTAATTGAGATTAATGGAGATCATTTTAAATCTGAAACAGATTCAGAAGTAATCGCACACTTAATAGATTATTTTTATGAAGGCGATTTATTAGATGCAGTATATAAAGCAATTGAAAAGATGGAAGGAGCTTATGCAATAGGTGTAATCTGCAAAGACGAACCAGATAAAATCGTAGCGGTAAGAAAAGACAGTCCTTTGATTGTAGGAATTGGAGAAAATGAAAACTTTATTGCATCAGATATACCAGCACTTCTTAAATATACAAAAGATATGTATTTGATTGAGAATGATGAAATAGTAGTTCTATCAAAAGATGGAGTGAAGATATTTAATGAATTAAGACAAGAAGTAAAAAGAGATGTATTTAAAGTTACTTGGGATGCAGAAGCAGCAGAAAAAGAAGGCTATGCTCATTTTATGATGAAAGAAATTAATGAGCAGCCAAAGGGAGTATATGATACTCTTCACAGAAGGTTAGACAAAGAAGACAATATAGTACTTGATGGTATTAAGCTTACGAAAGATGATTTAGATAAGATTAATAAGGTGTATATTGTAGCTTGTGGTACTGCATATCATGCAGGACTTATTGGAAAATATGCTATTGAAAAATTTGCAAAGATTCCTGTAGATGTAGAGGTTGCATCAGAATTTAGATATAGAGAGCCATTTATTGATGAAAATACATTGTTTATTGCAGTAAGTCAGTCGGGAGAGACTTTGGATACACTTGCAGCATTAAGAGAAGCAAAGAGAAAAGGTGCAAGAATTTTATCAGTAGTCAATGTAGTCGGTTCATCTGTAGCAAGAGAATCTGATGATGTATTCTATACTTGGGCAGGACCTGAGATTGCTGTAGCTTCAACAAAGGCATACACAACTCAGCTTGTATCTATGTATTTAATAGCTCTTCATATGGCAATGACTAAGGGGAGTTTGACAAATGAAGAATATAAAAAATATATTGAAGAATTGAAAGCTATGCCGGGTAAGATTGAAAAGATATTAGAAAATAATGAAGTTATTCAACAGCTTGCAGACGAACAGTTCAATAGTGAAAATGTATTCTATATTGGTAGAGGATTAGATGTTTATGTAGCCTACGAAGGATCATTAAAATTAAAAGAAATCTCTTATATTCACTCAGAAGCTATTGCAGCAGGAGAATTAAAGCATGGAACTATTGCACTTATTGAAGAGGGTAGATTAGTGATAGCCCTTGCTACACAAGATAAGCTTTATGATAAAATGCTTTCAAACATTCAAGAAGTAAGAGCAAGAGGTGCTTATGTGATAGGTGTTGCAAAACAAGGGAATAAAGAAATAGAAAAATCAGCAGATAAGGTTATCTATATTCCAGATACATTAGATGAGCTTAGTCCAATATTAAGTGTAATTCCACTACAAATCTTAGCATATTATATTGCAGTAGCTAGAGGGTGTGATGTGGATAAGCCAAAAAATTTAGCAAAAAGTGTAACTGTTGAATAG
- a CDS encoding carbon starvation protein A has translation MNSLWLIIVSILIFGIAYVTYGSWLAKQWGVDPTRKTPAHTMNDGVDYVPAKAPVLMGHHFASIAGAGPIVGPIAAAVFGWVPVMLWILIGGIFFGGVQDYGSLFASIRHDGKSIGQIIEANMGKSMKKLFAIFAWLTLLLVVAAFTNIVANTFVSVPAAASASVLFIILAVLFGFFVYRKGAPIGISSVIGVILLFACIVVGNKFPLVLSKNVWVGILLAYIFIASVTPVWILLQPRDYLNSFLLYVMLIGAVLGLLFYRPTIQLPAFTGFTAANGWNMFPMLFVVVACGAISGFHSLVGSGTTSKQMDNEADAKPVGYGGMLIECVLAVIAIITAAYISKEKFAELAAAGGPVNVFSDGIGVFMSKFGIDYGVGKSFVALAVSAFALTSLDTGTRLGRFIFQEFFEDSTKETQSILTNRFVATAITVGLGGMLALGSWTSIWPIFGSANQLLAALALITLAVWLKNSGKNYMMFTVPMTFMFLVTVTALLQLLKANLASGNGILILFAVFLLLLAIILAVAGIKILRKPSEKIDA, from the coding sequence ATGAACTCATTGTGGTTAATTATTGTGAGTATTTTGATTTTTGGTATTGCCTATGTAACCTATGGCAGTTGGCTTGCAAAACAGTGGGGGGTTGACCCAACAAGAAAAACACCTGCTCATACAATGAATGATGGGGTAGACTATGTACCAGCAAAAGCACCTGTACTTATGGGACACCACTTTGCATCTATTGCTGGAGCAGGTCCAATAGTAGGTCCTATTGCAGCAGCAGTATTTGGATGGGTACCTGTAATGCTTTGGATTTTAATAGGAGGTATTTTCTTTGGAGGCGTACAGGATTATGGTTCACTGTTTGCATCTATAAGACATGATGGTAAATCTATCGGTCAAATAATTGAAGCAAACATGGGTAAAAGTATGAAAAAACTATTTGCAATATTTGCATGGCTTACATTGCTATTAGTTGTTGCAGCGTTTACAAATATTGTTGCAAATACATTTGTAAGTGTTCCAGCAGCAGCCTCTGCATCTGTGTTATTTATCATATTGGCTGTTTTATTTGGATTCTTTGTATATAGAAAAGGTGCACCAATAGGAATATCTAGTGTAATAGGTGTAATTCTTTTATTTGCATGTATTGTTGTTGGAAATAAGTTTCCACTTGTATTAAGTAAAAATGTATGGGTTGGTATATTATTAGCATATATTTTCATTGCATCTGTAACACCTGTATGGATATTACTTCAACCAAGAGACTATCTGAACTCATTCTTATTATACGTAATGCTTATCGGTGCAGTATTAGGACTATTATTTTATAGACCAACTATACAATTACCAGCTTTTACAGGATTTACAGCAGCTAATGGTTGGAATATGTTCCCAATGCTATTTGTTGTAGTAGCTTGTGGTGCTATTTCAGGATTTCACTCATTAGTTGGCTCAGGAACAACTTCTAAGCAAATGGATAATGAAGCTGATGCAAAGCCTGTTGGATATGGTGGAATGCTTATTGAGTGTGTATTAGCAGTAATTGCTATTATCACAGCAGCTTATATTTCAAAGGAAAAATTTGCAGAATTAGCAGCAGCAGGTGGACCTGTAAATGTATTTTCAGATGGTATTGGTGTGTTTATGTCTAAATTTGGTATAGACTATGGGGTAGGAAAATCATTTGTTGCTTTAGCTGTATCTGCTTTTGCATTAACAAGCTTAGATACAGGTACAAGACTTGGAAGATTTATATTCCAAGAATTCTTTGAAGATTCAACAAAAGAAACACAATCTATATTGACAAATCGTTTTGTAGCAACAGCTATTACAGTTGGGTTGGGAGGAATGTTAGCATTAGGAAGCTGGACTTCTATTTGGCCAATATTTGGTTCAGCTAACCAATTACTTGCAGCACTAGCACTTATTACTCTTGCTGTATGGTTAAAGAATAGTGGAAAAAATTATATGATGTTTACAGTGCCTATGACTTTTATGTTCTTAGTTACTGTAACTGCTCTTCTTCAACTATTAAAAGCAAACTTAGCTTCAGGAAATGGGATTCTTATATTATTTGCAGTATTTTTATTGCTATTAGCAATTATATTAGCTGTTGCAGGAATTAAAATATTAAGAAAGCCTTCAGAAAAAATAGATGCATAA
- a CDS encoding Mu transposase C-terminal domain-containing protein, protein MILENMTLQYTNKENGEKLRILYIDHESMYLYYVIMGMTMCMPKKEHIDKLEEEIATGVLIKIPDPYLNNIDEKDLSENARYKRDQQWEIIKKYWESNKEAFLEKKGREKLFKEIADKENIARVSLKRIFNRFWERGMTKNALLPDYKNSGAKGKERNLKSKKVGRPKKVDYMGEVQEGINITEDIKKIINLSIDKFYRKKEKPTIKAAYNSMLKEFFSDKYVENGEIKYKVWSKARIPSYRQFYYWFKNYEDIQKNVTFRGSKKEYKLKYRPILGTTAMETDGPGTRFQIDATVADIYIVSSLNRNRIIGRPIIYMVIDVYSRLVTGIYTGLEGPSWMGAMMALDNMIADKVEFCKEYDIHITKEQWPCEHLPETIIADRGEFEGYSVENLINNLNVKIENTPPYRGDLKGIVERSFRTVNEKLKHKTPGAIQKEFRERGDRDYRLDATLTLEEFTQILIKMVLHHNHKIITNYNMDKEMISDELNPTPINLWNWGIKNKKGRLRVIDRDIMKLNLLPKGKASISRAGLKFKKLFYSSKKAIEEQWFVKAKQRWVDVVYDPRNMNAIYILNEDGKGYEVCHLLKKSLQYKDCRLEEIIFQEELKEELIEWEKDKQNQLNIDLDKEIEDLVKKAEKEKKNTIVETISKSKKLKGIRENRALEKEINRKKEAFEIGREEKEGIIKAFNKEAVKEDEEEQDTRRLTLMEKIKRKRDEKLGKK, encoded by the coding sequence ATGATTCTAGAGAATATGACACTCCAATATACCAATAAAGAAAATGGAGAAAAGCTAAGGATATTATATATTGATCATGAAAGCATGTATTTATACTATGTAATAATGGGCATGACCATGTGCATGCCAAAAAAAGAGCATATAGACAAATTAGAAGAAGAAATTGCAACTGGAGTACTTATTAAAATTCCAGATCCATATCTTAATAACATTGATGAAAAGGATCTATCAGAAAATGCAAGATATAAGAGAGATCAACAATGGGAGATCATAAAAAAATATTGGGAGAGTAATAAAGAAGCTTTTCTAGAGAAAAAGGGAAGAGAAAAGCTATTTAAAGAGATAGCAGATAAAGAAAACATAGCTAGAGTTAGTCTAAAAAGAATATTTAATAGATTTTGGGAAAGAGGAATGACTAAAAATGCTCTATTACCTGATTACAAAAATTCAGGAGCAAAGGGGAAAGAAAGAAATTTAAAAAGCAAGAAGGTTGGAAGGCCTAAAAAAGTAGATTATATGGGAGAAGTACAAGAAGGAATAAATATAACAGAGGATATAAAGAAAATTATAAACCTATCTATAGATAAATTTTATAGAAAGAAGGAAAAACCTACTATAAAGGCTGCATATAATTCTATGCTAAAGGAATTCTTTTCAGACAAATATGTAGAGAATGGAGAAATTAAATATAAGGTATGGAGTAAAGCTAGAATTCCTTCCTATAGACAATTTTATTACTGGTTTAAAAATTACGAGGATATACAAAAGAATGTAACCTTTAGGGGGAGCAAAAAGGAATATAAATTGAAGTATAGACCTATATTAGGAACTACTGCTATGGAAACGGATGGACCAGGAACTAGATTTCAGATTGATGCTACAGTAGCAGATATATATATTGTAAGCTCCTTGAACAGAAATAGGATTATAGGTAGACCCATAATATATATGGTAATAGATGTGTACTCTAGGTTGGTTACAGGGATTTATACAGGTTTAGAAGGGCCATCTTGGATGGGGGCTATGATGGCATTAGATAATATGATAGCAGATAAGGTAGAATTCTGTAAGGAGTATGATATTCATATTACAAAGGAACAATGGCCATGTGAGCATCTACCAGAAACAATCATAGCTGACCGAGGAGAATTTGAAGGCTATTCTGTTGAAAATTTAATAAATAATTTAAATGTGAAAATAGAAAATACACCGCCTTACAGAGGAGATTTAAAGGGAATTGTTGAGAGAAGCTTTAGAACCGTTAATGAAAAGCTCAAGCATAAAACACCAGGGGCAATACAAAAGGAGTTTAGGGAAAGAGGAGATCGAGATTATAGATTAGATGCAACACTAACACTAGAAGAATTTACTCAAATACTTATAAAGATGGTACTGCATCATAATCATAAGATTATTACCAATTACAATATGGATAAAGAAATGATTTCTGATGAATTAAATCCAACTCCAATCAATTTATGGAATTGGGGAATTAAAAATAAAAAAGGAAGATTAAGAGTCATAGATAGGGATATTATGAAGCTAAATCTTCTACCAAAGGGTAAAGCAAGCATATCACGAGCAGGATTAAAGTTTAAGAAGCTATTCTATAGCTCTAAAAAAGCCATTGAGGAGCAGTGGTTTGTAAAAGCTAAGCAGAGATGGGTTGATGTTGTATATGACCCTAGAAATATGAATGCTATATATATTCTTAATGAAGACGGAAAAGGCTATGAAGTATGTCATCTTTTAAAGAAAAGCCTTCAATATAAGGATTGTAGACTAGAAGAAATTATATTTCAAGAAGAATTAAAGGAAGAGCTTATAGAATGGGAAAAGGATAAACAAAATCAATTAAATATAGATTTAGATAAGGAAATAGAAGACCTTGTAAAAAAAGCAGAGAAAGAAAAGAAAAATACTATTGTAGAAACTATTTCAAAATCAAAGAAGCTTAAAGGAATCAGAGAAAATAGAGCTTTAGAAAAAGAAATTAACAGAAAAAAAGAAGCCTTTGAAATAGGAAGAGAAGAAAAGGAAGGAATCATAAAAGCCTTTAATAAAGAAGCTGTAAAAGAGGATGAGGAAGAACAGGATACAAGGCGATTAACCTTGATGGAAAAAATCAAAAGAAAAAGGGATGAGAAGCTTGGAAAGAAGTAA
- a CDS encoding TnsA endonuclease N-terminal domain-containing protein produces the protein MSKRERYINRERIEKLIKEGRGQGIEEAYKPWLLIQDVPSTGRESRLVGIKINRQYDFLSDLEKNYFYISDFSDEVIDIREQFPLLPIEETILIADELGIKHPTDPRTNEYTVMTTDFLVTKRVDGKNIDVARTIKPSEKLMDERVIEKFEIERRYWEKQGIDWGIATEKEINNTMAKNISYIYSYYNIDEIDSLKELDKEYIGDILVEYIRRVIDSKESIRSISSQFDKDLFLAAGTGICMFKHLLIRKILKVDLSQPLDINKVMKVQLSREELNKELNIS, from the coding sequence ATGAGTAAAAGAGAAAGATATATAAACAGAGAAAGAATAGAAAAGCTTATCAAAGAAGGGCGAGGACAAGGTATAGAAGAAGCCTATAAACCATGGCTTTTAATTCAGGATGTGCCTTCAACAGGAAGAGAAAGTAGGTTAGTTGGAATCAAAATTAATCGACAATATGATTTTCTATCAGATCTAGAAAAAAATTATTTTTATATTTCAGATTTTTCAGATGAAGTAATAGACATCAGAGAGCAATTCCCTTTATTACCAATAGAAGAAACAATCCTAATTGCTGATGAATTAGGTATCAAGCATCCTACTGATCCAAGGACAAATGAATATACAGTAATGACTACGGATTTTTTAGTAACTAAAAGAGTAGATGGTAAAAACATAGATGTAGCAAGAACAATAAAGCCTTCAGAGAAACTCATGGATGAGAGGGTTATAGAAAAATTTGAGATTGAAAGACGATATTGGGAAAAGCAAGGGATTGATTGGGGCATTGCTACAGAAAAAGAAATTAATAATACTATGGCTAAGAATATAAGCTATATATACAGCTATTATAATATTGATGAAATAGATTCTCTAAAAGAGCTAGATAAAGAGTATATAGGAGATATACTTGTTGAATATATTAGACGAGTTATAGATAGCAAGGAAAGTATAAGAAGCATTTCAAGTCAGTTTGATAAGGATTTATTTTTAGCAGCAGGGACAGGAATATGTATGTTTAAGCATTTGCTCATAAGAAAAATATTAAAGGTAGACTTGTCTCAGCCTTTGGATATAAATAAAGTGATGAAAGTCCAGTTATCAAGGGAAGAGCTAAATAAGGAGCTGAACATATCATGA
- a CDS encoding thiamine pyrophosphate-dependent enzyme, with translation MTVVFKRTKGLKDIPTHYCPGCTHGIIHRLVGEALEELDLLGKAIGVAPVGCSVLAYEYFNCDMHEAAHGRAPAVATGIKRVHPNAAVFTYQGDGDLASIGAAEIVHAAHRGEKITTIFVNNAIYGMTGGQMAPTTLIGQKSTTSPYGRDANHAGMPLKVSEMLATITGAVFVERVAVDTPSNIRKAKKAIKKAFEVQMEGKGFGIVEVLSTCPTNWGLSATEALKWLRENMIPYYPLGNFRTPEEVK, from the coding sequence ATGACAGTTGTATTTAAAAGAACAAAGGGTTTAAAGGATATACCTACTCATTATTGTCCGGGATGTACACATGGGATTATTCATAGATTAGTAGGAGAAGCTTTAGAAGAATTGGACCTATTAGGAAAGGCAATAGGTGTTGCTCCTGTTGGATGTTCTGTACTTGCTTATGAATATTTTAATTGTGATATGCATGAAGCTGCTCATGGACGTGCACCAGCTGTTGCAACAGGAATAAAAAGAGTACATCCTAATGCTGCTGTATTTACCTATCAAGGAGATGGGGATTTAGCATCTATTGGTGCTGCAGAAATAGTTCATGCAGCTCATAGAGGTGAAAAAATCACTACTATTTTTGTAAATAATGCTATTTATGGTATGACAGGTGGACAAATGGCACCAACTACACTAATCGGACAAAAATCTACTACATCTCCTTATGGTAGAGATGCGAATCATGCTGGTATGCCTCTTAAAGTTTCTGAAATGCTTGCAACTATTACAGGGGCAGTATTTGTAGAAAGGGTTGCAGTAGATACTCCTAGCAATATAAGAAAAGCTAAAAAAGCGATAAAAAAAGCATTTGAGGTTCAAATGGAAGGAAAAGGTTTTGGTATTGTAGAAGTATTATCAACTTGTCCTACAAACTGGGGATTAAGTGCTACAGAAGCTTTAAAATGGTTAAGAGAGAATATGATTCCATACTATCCGTTAGGAAATTTCCGTACACCAGAGGAGGTGAAGTAG
- a CDS encoding ATP-binding protein — protein MERSKSNPLLKGRIELAEYKEQEIIDYADNPYIEALPAIFTEEKIIDQFTRYPILQENERFKSKNLRFHMIKRLKNFIQPLPDHFSIEGKLSSMIRRGYLARNPLDKSYFERLKILNEVRSEKKEEREQALISNMEHIRSTADSLSIIGISGIGKTTAIERLLLMYPQIIKHEEYKGKLLSRTQLVWLKIDCPYDGSLSTLCKSFFKAIDDLLGTRYLEKYGYLNRITSSMLLHMTSLANIYGIGILVIDEIQHLINAKNDSDEMLNFFVTLTNTVGIPTVLIGTFKALKIFKKDFRQARRAGSEGNIIWDRMSRESDEWDFFIETLWEFQWLREKTELTQEMKDLFYDQCQGITSVAVNLFTLAQERALNTDKEKLTKAIIKKASKEDLHMIQPMIKALRSNNREQMNNYEDIAINLDDISFSHKRDIDLAGKIKEMAKHQEKYFEMKRNNIVENLIVEVCTLGIFDELTEKELGDLVKRTVQKFGVDDDFNVIKAEVIKKAINANEKKKIGKNIRKDVPYEEKDLRKIFKIAKQKKVHAYELLKQKGYIKDPVKEFIKAE, from the coding sequence TTGGAAAGAAGTAAAAGTAATCCTTTACTCAAGGGAAGGATAGAGCTTGCAGAATACAAAGAGCAAGAAATTATTGATTATGCGGATAATCCATATATAGAAGCGTTACCTGCAATTTTTACAGAGGAAAAGATTATAGATCAATTTACAAGATATCCAATTCTTCAAGAAAATGAAAGATTTAAAAGTAAAAATCTAAGATTTCATATGATTAAAAGACTTAAAAATTTTATACAGCCACTGCCAGATCATTTTTCTATAGAAGGTAAGCTATCTTCAATGATTAGAAGAGGATATTTAGCAAGAAATCCTTTGGATAAAAGTTATTTTGAAAGATTAAAGATATTAAATGAAGTGCGTTCTGAAAAAAAGGAAGAAAGAGAGCAAGCTTTAATATCAAATATGGAGCATATACGTTCTACAGCAGATTCTCTATCTATCATTGGTATATCTGGGATAGGAAAAACTACAGCAATAGAAAGGCTACTGTTGATGTATCCTCAAATCATCAAGCATGAAGAGTATAAGGGAAAGCTATTAAGCAGAACACAGCTTGTGTGGTTAAAAATTGATTGTCCCTATGACGGAAGCTTATCAACCCTTTGTAAAAGCTTTTTCAAGGCTATAGATGATCTTCTTGGGACTCGATATCTTGAAAAGTATGGGTATTTAAATCGGATCACTTCTTCTATGTTGCTACACATGACATCACTTGCTAATATATATGGAATTGGAATTTTGGTCATAGATGAGATTCAACATTTAATAAATGCAAAAAATGATTCTGATGAAATGCTGAATTTCTTTGTAACCTTAACAAACACAGTAGGAATACCAACAGTACTAATAGGAACCTTTAAAGCCCTTAAAATATTTAAAAAGGATTTTAGACAGGCTAGAAGAGCTGGAAGTGAAGGAAATATTATATGGGATCGTATGAGTCGAGAAAGTGATGAATGGGATTTTTTTATTGAAACCCTTTGGGAGTTTCAGTGGCTTAGGGAGAAAACAGAGCTTACACAGGAAATGAAGGATTTATTCTATGATCAATGTCAGGGAATTACTTCTGTAGCAGTGAATTTATTTACTCTAGCACAGGAAAGAGCCTTGAATACTGATAAGGAAAAGTTAACAAAGGCAATCATCAAAAAAGCTTCAAAGGAAGATTTACACATGATTCAACCAATGATCAAGGCACTTAGAAGCAATAATAGGGAACAGATGAATAACTATGAAGACATAGCCATAAATTTAGATGATATTTCCTTCAGTCATAAAAGAGATATTGATTTAGCAGGAAAGATTAAGGAAATGGCAAAGCATCAAGAAAAATATTTTGAAATGAAAAGAAATAATATAGTAGAGAACCTAATAGTAGAAGTATGTACATTGGGGATCTTTGATGAGCTTACTGAAAAGGAATTAGGGGATTTGGTGAAAAGAACAGTTCAAAAATTTGGAGTAGATGATGATTTCAATGTAATAAAAGCAGAAGTCATCAAAAAAGCAATCAATGCTAATGAAAAAAAGAAAATAGGGAAAAATATCCGTAAGGATGTACCCTATGAAGAAAAGGATTTAAGGAAAATATTCAAAATTGCAAAGCAAAAAAAGGTACATGCCTATGAACTACTTAAGCAAAAAGGATATATTAAAGATCCTGTAAAGGAGTTTATAAAGGCGGAATAA
- the glmM gene encoding phosphoglucosamine mutase, with the protein MGKLFGTDGVRGIANKELTADLAYKLGRIGSFVLTNGKKKAKIVIGKDTRISGDLLESALVAGILSTGSDCLCVGVVPTPAVAYLTRHYGADAGIVISASHNPVEYNGIKFFNKDGFKLLDEVEEKIEEIILKDEEIDVNPWGKDLGRKIEIDDAIKQYANFLKSTIDVDLRGMKIAVDCANGAAYVAAPAVLSALGAEIKIIHHKPDGLNINLNCGSTHPEEIQRVVLDWGADVGLAFDGDADRLIVVDEKGQIVDGDKILTICGTSLKEKGKLAKDTVVATVMSNMGLEKALNEVGCKVEKTKVGDRYVLEKMKEEGYVLGGEQSGHIIFLEHNTTGDGLLSALQFLSVVKEKKQSVSKLASAMTTYPQVLVNAKVSNDKKMKYMEDTVIVDEIKKLEKIMDGEGRVLIRPSGTEPLVRVMLEGKDLEQLKLLSEELAEIIEKRLK; encoded by the coding sequence ATGGGAAAGTTGTTTGGGACTGATGGTGTAAGGGGTATAGCAAACAAAGAATTGACAGCAGATTTAGCATATAAACTAGGAAGAATCGGGTCTTTTGTACTTACAAACGGAAAAAAGAAAGCAAAAATTGTTATCGGTAAGGATACAAGAATATCAGGAGATTTATTAGAATCAGCATTAGTTGCAGGAATTTTATCAACAGGATCAGATTGCTTGTGCGTAGGAGTTGTACCTACACCAGCAGTAGCATATCTGACAAGACATTATGGCGCAGATGCAGGTATCGTTATTTCTGCTTCTCATAATCCAGTCGAATATAACGGAATAAAGTTTTTCAATAAAGATGGGTTTAAGCTTTTGGATGAAGTTGAAGAAAAGATAGAAGAGATAATTTTAAAGGATGAAGAAATAGATGTAAATCCATGGGGGAAGGATCTTGGAAGAAAGATTGAAATTGATGATGCAATCAAGCAGTATGCAAACTTTTTAAAGAGTACGATTGATGTGGATTTAAGAGGTATGAAGATTGCTGTAGACTGTGCTAATGGGGCAGCGTATGTAGCAGCACCAGCTGTATTATCGGCTTTAGGTGCTGAGATAAAAATTATTCATCATAAGCCAGATGGTCTTAATATAAATCTAAATTGTGGTTCGACACATCCTGAAGAAATCCAAAGAGTTGTTCTTGATTGGGGGGCTGATGTAGGATTAGCCTTTGATGGAGATGCAGACAGATTGATTGTTGTAGATGAAAAGGGACAAATTGTTGATGGAGATAAAATTCTTACAATATGTGGTACAAGTTTAAAGGAAAAAGGAAAGCTAGCTAAAGATACAGTTGTTGCTACTGTTATGAGTAATATGGGGCTTGAAAAAGCATTAAACGAAGTCGGATGTAAAGTAGAAAAAACAAAGGTTGGAGATCGATATGTTTTAGAAAAAATGAAAGAAGAGGGATATGTTCTTGGAGGAGAACAATCAGGACACATCATATTTTTAGAACATAATACAACAGGAGATGGACTTTTATCAGCACTACAGTTTTTAAGCGTGGTAAAAGAGAAAAAACAGTCTGTATCAAAGCTTGCAAGTGCTATGACTACTTATCCGCAGGTACTTGTAAATGCAAAGGTAAGCAATGATAAGAAGATGAAATACATGGAAGATACTGTGATCGTAGATGAAATCAAAAAGCTTGAAAAAATTATGGATGGAGAAGGAAGAGTGCTTATTAGACCTTCTGGAACAGAACCTTTGGTAAGAGTTATGCTTGAGGGAAAAGATCTCGAACAATTAAAGCTTTTAAGTGAGGAATTAGCAGAAATTATTGAAAAAAGATTGAAATAG